A genomic segment from Brevundimonas sp. SORGH_AS_0993 encodes:
- the carA gene encoding glutamine-hydrolyzing carbamoyl-phosphate synthase small subunit produces MTTTILPGATGVLALADGTILQGLGVGAVGSALGEVVFNTAMTGYQEILTDPSYMSQILAFTFPHVGNAGTNVEDIEQMGGGSDTSAPPRSAMGAIFRDLPTDPANYRSDASFDDWMKRRGVVGLAGVDTRALTKIIRDKGAPHAVIAHDPDGNFDLDALVAQAKGWTGLVGLDLAKPASTLQAFDWDEGLWEWPEGHPKTEGRKSVVVVDYGVKRNILRALASTGAKITVVPATTTAEEVLARNPDGVVLSNGPGDPAATGEYAVPEIQKLVASGKPLMGICLGHQMLALALGARTVKMDQGHHGANHPVKDLTTGKVEIVSMNHGFTVDRDSLPDAVTETHVSLFDGTNCGIAVEGRPIFSVQHHPEASPGPTDSLYLFDRFADLMDAR; encoded by the coding sequence ATGACGACGACGATTCTTCCGGGCGCGACGGGCGTTCTGGCGCTGGCCGACGGCACGATCCTCCAAGGACTCGGCGTCGGCGCCGTGGGGTCGGCCCTGGGCGAGGTGGTCTTCAACACCGCCATGACCGGCTATCAGGAAATCCTGACCGATCCGTCCTATATGAGCCAGATCCTGGCCTTCACCTTTCCCCACGTCGGCAATGCGGGCACGAACGTCGAAGACATCGAACAGATGGGCGGCGGGTCGGACACCTCGGCGCCCCCCCGCTCAGCAATGGGCGCGATCTTCCGCGACCTGCCGACCGATCCGGCCAACTACCGTTCGGACGCCAGTTTCGACGACTGGATGAAGCGGCGCGGCGTGGTCGGCCTGGCGGGCGTGGACACCCGCGCCCTGACCAAGATCATCCGCGACAAGGGCGCGCCCCACGCCGTCATCGCCCACGACCCGGACGGAAACTTCGACCTGGACGCCCTGGTCGCCCAGGCCAAGGGATGGACCGGCCTGGTCGGCCTGGACCTGGCCAAGCCCGCCTCGACGCTGCAGGCGTTCGACTGGGACGAGGGGCTGTGGGAATGGCCTGAGGGTCATCCGAAGACCGAGGGCCGCAAGTCGGTCGTGGTCGTCGACTATGGGGTGAAGCGCAACATCCTGCGCGCCCTGGCCTCCACCGGCGCCAAGATCACCGTGGTGCCCGCCACGACCACGGCGGAAGAGGTTCTGGCCCGCAATCCCGACGGCGTGGTGCTGTCGAACGGGCCGGGCGATCCGGCCGCGACCGGCGAATACGCCGTGCCCGAAATCCAGAAGCTGGTCGCCAGCGGCAAGCCGCTGATGGGCATCTGCCTGGGCCACCAGATGCTGGCCCTGGCCCTGGGCGCCAGGACGGTGAAGATGGATCAGGGCCACCACGGCGCCAACCATCCGGTCAAGGACCTGACCACCGGCAAGGTCGAGATCGTGTCGATGAACCACGGCTTCACCGTCGATCGCGACAGCCTGCCCGACGCCGTGACCGAAACCCACGTCAGCCTGTTCGACGGCACCAACTGCGGCATCGCGGTCGAGGGGCGCCCCATCTTCAGCGTCCAGCACCACCCCGAGGCCTCGCCCGGACCGACCGACAGCCTGTATCTGTTTGACCGGTTCGCCGATCTGATGGACGCACGCTGA
- the bglX gene encoding beta-glucosidase BglX, translated as MPASAEIARTVGRHRQRIEDLIAAMTVEEKAGQLNLLADPFRWMPTAVNPLDGTGDPARVTALIRAGKVGSLFNGIGAEAGRRIQQVAVEETRLKIPLLFAADVIHGLSTIFPVPLAEAAAFDTDLAYRTARAAAVETAASAVHQTYAPMVDVARDQRWGRNVEGAGEDVLLNNLLAAARVRGFQGEKGLADRDAVLATAKHMAGYSAAIGGVEYNTTDMSEQTLRGVFLPPFKAAVDAGCLSIMSAFNDVNGVPASGSRKLLTDILRGEWGFEGFVVSDYTSEQELIAHGFAEDARDATRLAFNAGVDVSMVSGLYMEHLPGLVASGEVSMARLDEAVRRVLHVKAALGLFDDPYRGMDAAREKAVVGSREHIELSREAGRKSVVLLKNQGGLLPLKKTQKIALVGPFADDVDNVWGPWTIWGAPERRVSLETGFRAAMRDPQNLTVARGSGVETPLAGGIEQAIAAARDAEVIVLAIGEATNMSGEAQSRTEIVVPAPQMALVDAMAALNKPMVVLLRNGRALALEGNVKNAQAIVVTWFLGEQMGHAVADVVFGDHGPSGRLPISFPHRSGQQPYSYDRKTTGRPANPDLASEEYKARYRETTNTALYPFGFGLGYGAVTYGPIEMERDVLDWAGTLDLAVTVTNAGPHTAEELVQLYIHDRVASLTQPGRLLKDFKRVTLKPGESQKVRFTLNARQLGFIGADETYRIEPGLFDVWLAPHAQGGVPATFRLVGPPSISDGR; from the coding sequence ATGCCTGCTTCCGCTGAAATCGCCCGCACCGTTGGACGTCACCGCCAGAGGATCGAGGATCTGATCGCGGCCATGACCGTGGAGGAGAAGGCGGGGCAGTTGAACCTGCTGGCCGATCCCTTCCGCTGGATGCCGACGGCGGTGAACCCGCTGGACGGCACCGGCGACCCGGCGCGCGTCACCGCCCTGATCCGCGCGGGCAAGGTCGGCAGCCTGTTCAACGGCATCGGCGCCGAGGCGGGCCGCCGCATCCAGCAGGTGGCGGTCGAGGAAACGCGGCTGAAGATTCCGCTGCTGTTCGCCGCCGACGTGATTCACGGCCTGTCGACCATCTTCCCCGTGCCTCTGGCCGAGGCGGCGGCTTTCGATACCGATCTGGCCTATCGCACCGCGCGGGCGGCGGCGGTGGAGACGGCGGCTTCGGCCGTGCACCAGACCTATGCCCCGATGGTGGACGTGGCGCGCGACCAGCGCTGGGGCCGCAATGTCGAGGGGGCGGGCGAGGACGTTCTGCTGAACAACCTGTTGGCCGCCGCCCGCGTGCGCGGCTTCCAGGGGGAAAAGGGCCTGGCCGACCGCGACGCCGTCCTGGCCACCGCCAAACACATGGCCGGCTACTCCGCCGCCATCGGCGGGGTCGAGTACAACACCACCGACATGAGCGAGCAGACCCTGCGCGGGGTTTTCCTGCCGCCGTTCAAGGCGGCGGTGGACGCGGGCTGCCTGTCGATCATGAGCGCCTTCAACGACGTCAACGGGGTTCCGGCCTCAGGCAGCCGCAAGCTGCTGACCGACATCCTGCGCGGCGAATGGGGCTTCGAGGGCTTCGTGGTCTCCGACTACACCTCCGAACAGGAGCTGATCGCCCACGGCTTCGCCGAGGACGCCCGCGACGCGACGCGCCTGGCCTTCAACGCCGGTGTGGACGTGTCTATGGTGTCGGGCCTCTATATGGAGCATCTGCCGGGCCTGGTGGCCTCGGGCGAGGTGTCGATGGCGCGTCTGGACGAGGCGGTGCGTCGCGTCCTGCACGTCAAGGCGGCCCTGGGTCTGTTCGACGATCCCTATCGCGGCATGGACGCGGCGCGCGAGAAGGCGGTGGTCGGATCGCGCGAACACATCGAACTGTCGCGCGAGGCGGGCCGCAAGTCGGTGGTCCTGTTGAAGAACCAGGGCGGCCTTCTGCCGCTGAAGAAGACCCAGAAGATCGCCCTGGTCGGCCCCTTCGCCGACGATGTGGACAATGTGTGGGGGCCGTGGACCATCTGGGGCGCGCCCGAGCGGCGGGTCTCGCTGGAGACCGGCTTCCGCGCGGCCATGCGCGATCCGCAGAACCTGACCGTCGCGCGGGGCTCGGGGGTGGAGACGCCCTTGGCCGGCGGGATCGAACAGGCCATCGCCGCCGCCCGCGACGCCGAGGTCATCGTCCTGGCCATCGGCGAGGCGACCAATATGTCGGGCGAGGCCCAGTCGCGCACCGAGATCGTCGTGCCCGCGCCGCAGATGGCCCTGGTCGACGCCATGGCGGCCCTGAACAAGCCGATGGTCGTCCTGTTGCGCAACGGCCGGGCCCTGGCGCTGGAGGGCAACGTCAAGAACGCCCAGGCCATCGTCGTCACCTGGTTCCTGGGCGAGCAGATGGGCCATGCGGTGGCGGACGTCGTCTTCGGCGACCACGGCCCGTCTGGTCGTCTGCCGATCAGCTTCCCGCACAGGTCGGGCCAGCAGCCCTATTCCTACGACCGCAAGACGACGGGTCGGCCCGCCAATCCCGATCTGGCGAGCGAGGAATACAAGGCCCGTTACCGCGAGACGACCAATACGGCCCTTTATCCGTTCGGCTTCGGCCTCGGCTATGGCGCCGTGACCTATGGTCCGATCGAGATGGAGCGCGACGTCCTGGATTGGGCCGGGACGCTGGATCTGGCCGTGACCGTGACCAACGCGGGGCCACACACGGCGGAGGAGTTGGTGCAGCTCTACATCCACGACCGGGTCGCCAGTCTGACCCAGCCGGGACGGCTGCTGAAGGACTTCAAGCGCGTGACCCTGAAACCGGGCGAGAGCCAGAAGGTGCGCTTCACCCTGAACGCCCGTCAACTGGGCTTCATCGGGGCGGACGAGACCTATCGGATCGAGCCGGGCCTGTTCGATGTCTGGTTGGCGCCCCATGCCCAGGGCGGGGTCCCGGCGACCTTCCGCCTGGTTGGGCCGCCCTCGATCAGCGACGGGCGCTGA
- a CDS encoding glutamate-5-semialdehyde dehydrogenase translates to MTQLTEQMMDRGRRARAAAQGLRDAPPAARTRALEALAEKLTVAEPDLLAANARDVAAARQGGMAEAQIDRLLLTPARVAGMAQAVATIAAVPDPLGVETERWTPANGLDIARVRTPIGVLGVIYESRPNVTADAAALCIRSGNAAILRCGSDCLQSSLAIAALIADALAEAGLPADAVQLVDTPDRAAVGLMLSGLDGAIDVIIPRGGKSLVARVQAEAKTAVLSHLEGLNHTYLHRSADLETARAVVLNAKMRRVSVCGATETLLVDRAAAPQLLPPVAADLIAAGCELRGDEAACVLVPAMTPATEADWTTEYLAPILSVRVVDDLDAAADHIARYGSGHTEAIIATDAQAAERFAAQVDSAIVLINASTQFADGGEFGFGGEIGISTNRLHARGPVGAEQLTTYKYVVRGQGQVRP, encoded by the coding sequence ATGACCCAACTGACCGAACAGATGATGGACCGGGGCCGCCGCGCCCGCGCCGCCGCCCAGGGCCTGCGCGACGCCCCCCCCGCCGCCCGCACCCGCGCCCTGGAGGCCCTGGCCGAAAAGCTGACTGTCGCCGAGCCCGACCTCCTGGCCGCCAACGCCCGCGACGTGGCCGCCGCGCGCCAGGGCGGCATGGCCGAGGCCCAGATCGACCGGCTGCTGCTGACGCCCGCGCGCGTCGCCGGCATGGCGCAGGCGGTGGCGACCATCGCCGCCGTGCCCGATCCCCTGGGCGTCGAGACCGAACGCTGGACCCCCGCCAACGGTCTGGACATCGCCCGCGTCCGCACCCCCATCGGCGTGCTGGGCGTCATCTACGAAAGCCGGCCCAACGTCACCGCCGACGCCGCCGCCCTGTGCATCCGCTCGGGCAATGCGGCCATCCTGCGCTGTGGGTCGGACTGTCTACAGTCGTCCCTGGCCATCGCCGCTCTGATCGCCGACGCCCTGGCCGAGGCGGGTCTCCCGGCCGATGCGGTGCAACTGGTCGACACGCCCGACCGCGCGGCCGTGGGCCTGATGCTGTCCGGCCTGGACGGCGCCATCGACGTCATCATTCCGCGCGGCGGCAAGAGCCTGGTCGCCCGTGTCCAGGCCGAGGCGAAGACGGCGGTGCTCAGCCATCTGGAGGGACTGAACCACACCTATCTGCACCGATCCGCCGATCTGGAGACCGCCCGCGCCGTGGTGCTGAACGCCAAGATGCGCCGCGTGTCGGTCTGCGGCGCGACCGAGACCCTGTTGGTGGACCGGGCGGCGGCCCCGCAACTTCTGCCGCCCGTCGCCGCCGACCTGATCGCCGCCGGCTGCGAACTGCGCGGCGACGAAGCGGCCTGCGTCCTGGTTCCCGCCATGACGCCCGCGACCGAAGCCGACTGGACCACCGAATATCTGGCGCCCATCCTGTCGGTGCGGGTCGTGGACGATCTGGACGCGGCCGCCGACCACATCGCCCGCTACGGCTCGGGCCACACCGAGGCCATCATCGCCACAGACGCTCAGGCCGCCGAACGGTTCGCGGCCCAGGTGGACAGCGCCATCGTCCTGATCAACGCCTCGACCCAGTTCGCCGACGGCGGCGAGTTCGGCTTCGGCGGCGAAATCGGCATCTCCACCAACCGTCTGCACGCACGCGGCCCGGTCGGCGCGGAACAACTGACCACCTACAAATACGTCGTACGGGGACAAGGGCAGGTCAGGCCCTGA
- a CDS encoding AbrB/MazE/SpoVT family DNA-binding domain-containing protein has translation MIKSRLTSKSQTTIPQAVRAALSLRDGDELQYDLDGDRVILSKARRAPAEDPFAAFDEWDGDADRKAYAGL, from the coding sequence ATGATCAAAAGCCGCCTGACATCCAAGTCCCAGACGACCATCCCCCAAGCTGTGCGCGCCGCGCTCAGTCTGCGGGACGGCGACGAACTTCAATATGATCTGGACGGCGACAGGGTGATACTGAGCAAGGCCCGTCGGGCGCCGGCGGAAGATCCGTTTGCGGCGTTCGATGAATGGGACGGCGACGCGGACCGCAAGGCTTATGCCGGACTTTGA
- a CDS encoding type II toxin-antitoxin system PemK/MazF family toxin, whose protein sequence is MPDFERGDVVRVPFPYTDRSTRQHRPALVVSDGPLGDGERLLWFVMITSAKNRPWADDVPLGDRYAEAGLPAPSVIRPAKIATIDTAVATRLGRIDDERLARTMAVIRANL, encoded by the coding sequence ATGCCGGACTTTGAGCGCGGCGACGTCGTTCGCGTGCCTTTCCCCTATACCGACCGCAGCACCCGCCAGCATCGCCCCGCCTTGGTCGTTTCCGACGGGCCGCTGGGCGACGGCGAGCGGCTGTTGTGGTTCGTGATGATCACCAGCGCCAAAAACCGGCCATGGGCGGACGATGTGCCGTTGGGCGACCGCTATGCCGAAGCCGGCCTGCCCGCGCCCTCCGTCATCCGTCCCGCCAAGATCGCCACGATCGACACAGCTGTGGCCACGCGCCTGGGCCGCATCGACGACGAGCGGCTGGCGCGAACGATGGCTGTCATCCGCGCCAACCTCTGA
- a CDS encoding membrane-bound PQQ-dependent dehydrogenase, glucose/quinate/shikimate family: MGLAGWATLLLGLLLVVIGLVLTVGGVQLAALGGSWYYLLAGLALIASGFFLVYRDIRGAWIYGATFLLTLVWALWEKGLNGWAMIPRLVGPLVLMFLVLATLPVLRPGRGGGRKAGIAALGLAVLTVAFGLVVGQINRPGVDSPVPGQRGPFGDPALIKAGMDWPAYGGSDAAQRYSPLSQINKDNVGQLQRAWTFRTGDLPGERWGAETTPLKIGDTVYLCSARNKMFALDAATGQQKWAYEPKVPDDQIPYTAACRGVTYYAVPNVDQAQPCATRIIEGTLDGRIIAVDARTGVPCPAFGTNGAVSIKEGMGDPYPGMVSITSPPVIVRGIIVTGHQVLDGQKRWNASGVIQGYDAVTGQLRFAWDMMRPETTTTPPAGQTYTPGTPNMWTTATADEGLGLVYLPMGNSSADYYSSLRRPQENQYSSALVALDVTTGKPRWHYQTVHRDVWDYDLGSQVTLVDLPTAGGVTPAVILPSKRGEIFVLDRRTGQPLHGVEDRPAPRGGVEPAQRAATQPYSLFNTLAKPDLREADMWGMSPIDQMICRIQFKKASYQGQFTPPTVGRRFIEYPGYNGGSDWGSVALDPRRGVIVANYNDMPNYNRLVPRAEADKLGWFPRDDPRYIAREKELANRGGNLSKAEGAGDPQMGVPYAIDVNAGWRMPFTGLLCKEPPYGGIRAIDVVSGRTLWDRPFGTARKNGPFAIPSMLPLEIGTPNNGGAVVTAGGLIFIAAATDDLIRAIDIETGKTVWSDVLPAGGQANPMIYEQNGRQYLVIVAAGHHFMETPEGDYVIAYALPKGGA; encoded by the coding sequence GTGGGACTGGCAGGGTGGGCGACGCTGCTTCTCGGCCTGCTTTTGGTCGTGATCGGCCTGGTTCTGACCGTGGGCGGGGTTCAACTCGCCGCGCTGGGCGGCTCCTGGTATTACCTTCTGGCGGGCCTGGCGCTGATCGCGTCAGGCTTTTTCCTTGTCTATCGCGACATCCGCGGGGCCTGGATCTATGGCGCGACCTTCCTGCTCACCCTGGTCTGGGCGCTGTGGGAGAAGGGGCTGAACGGCTGGGCGATGATCCCGCGCCTGGTCGGGCCGCTGGTGCTGATGTTCCTGGTTCTGGCGACCCTGCCCGTGCTGCGTCCCGGTCGGGGCGGCGGTCGCAAGGCGGGGATCGCCGCCCTGGGCCTGGCGGTGCTGACGGTGGCGTTCGGTCTGGTGGTCGGCCAGATCAACAGGCCCGGCGTCGACAGTCCCGTGCCCGGCCAGCGCGGGCCCTTCGGCGATCCGGCCCTGATCAAGGCCGGGATGGACTGGCCCGCCTACGGCGGATCGGACGCCGCCCAGCGCTATTCGCCGCTGAGCCAGATCAACAAGGACAATGTCGGTCAGTTGCAGCGCGCCTGGACCTTCCGCACCGGCGACTTGCCGGGCGAGCGCTGGGGCGCCGAGACCACGCCGCTGAAGATCGGCGACACCGTCTATCTCTGCTCGGCGCGCAACAAGATGTTCGCCCTGGACGCCGCCACGGGTCAGCAGAAATGGGCCTATGAACCCAAGGTGCCGGACGACCAGATCCCCTATACGGCCGCCTGCCGGGGCGTGACCTATTACGCCGTGCCGAACGTCGACCAGGCGCAGCCTTGCGCCACGCGGATCATCGAAGGCACGCTGGACGGCCGCATCATCGCCGTGGACGCCCGGACGGGCGTTCCTTGCCCCGCCTTCGGGACCAATGGGGCCGTCAGCATCAAGGAAGGGATGGGCGACCCCTATCCCGGGATGGTGTCGATCACCTCGCCGCCCGTCATAGTGCGCGGGATCATCGTGACCGGCCATCAGGTGCTGGACGGTCAGAAACGCTGGAACGCCTCGGGCGTGATCCAGGGCTATGACGCGGTCACGGGCCAACTGCGCTTCGCGTGGGACATGATGCGTCCCGAAACCACCACGACCCCGCCGGCGGGCCAGACCTACACCCCCGGCACCCCGAACATGTGGACCACGGCGACGGCGGACGAGGGGCTCGGCCTGGTCTATCTGCCGATGGGCAACTCTTCGGCCGACTACTATTCGTCGCTGCGCCGGCCGCAGGAGAACCAGTATTCCAGCGCGCTGGTCGCCCTGGACGTCACGACCGGCAAGCCGCGCTGGCATTACCAGACCGTGCATCGCGACGTGTGGGACTACGACCTGGGCTCGCAGGTGACGCTGGTCGATCTACCGACGGCGGGCGGCGTCACCCCGGCGGTGATCCTGCCGTCCAAGCGCGGCGAGATCTTCGTGCTGGACCGTCGCACGGGCCAGCCGCTCCACGGCGTCGAGGATCGTCCCGCACCACGCGGCGGCGTCGAACCAGCCCAGCGTGCGGCGACCCAGCCCTATTCGCTGTTCAACACTCTCGCCAAGCCCGACCTGCGCGAAGCCGATATGTGGGGAATGTCGCCGATCGACCAGATGATCTGCCGCATCCAGTTCAAGAAGGCGTCCTATCAGGGCCAGTTCACGCCACCGACCGTCGGCCGTCGTTTCATCGAATACCCCGGCTACAATGGCGGTTCGGACTGGGGCAGCGTCGCCCTTGATCCGCGTCGCGGCGTGATCGTCGCCAACTATAACGACATGCCCAACTACAACCGGCTGGTGCCCCGCGCCGAGGCCGACAAGCTGGGCTGGTTCCCGCGCGACGACCCCCGCTATATCGCCCGCGAGAAGGAGCTGGCCAACCGGGGCGGCAATCTGTCCAAGGCCGAGGGCGCCGGCGATCCGCAGATGGGCGTGCCCTATGCGATCGACGTCAACGCCGGCTGGCGGATGCCCTTCACCGGCCTGCTGTGCAAGGAACCGCCCTATGGCGGCATCCGCGCCATCGACGTGGTCAGCGGCCGGACACTGTGGGACCGTCCGTTCGGCACGGCGCGCAAGAACGGGCCGTTCGCCATCCCCTCCATGCTGCCGCTGGAGATCGGCACCCCGAACAACGGCGGCGCGGTGGTCACGGCCGGTGGTTTGATCTTCATCGCCGCAGCGACCGACGATCTGATCCGCGCCATCGACATCGAGACGGGCAAGACCGTCTGGTCCGACGTCCTGCCCGCCGGCGGCCAGGCCAATCCGATGATCTATGAGCAGAACGGCCGCCAGTATCTGGTGATCGTGGCGGCGGGCCACCACTTCATGGAGACGCCGGAGGGCGATTACGTCATCGCCTATGCCCTGCCCAAGGGCGGGGCATAG